A window of the Eulemur rufifrons isolate Redbay chromosome 6, OSU_ERuf_1, whole genome shotgun sequence genome harbors these coding sequences:
- the OR6M1 gene encoding olfactory receptor 6M1, with protein sequence MGNWSMVTEFNLLAFPALLEIRICLFVVLLLTYTLTATGNIIIISLIWTDHRLQTPMYFFLSNLSFLDILYTTVVTPKLLACLLGENKTISFAGCITQTYFYFFLGTVEFILLAVMSFDCYVAICNPLRYTIIVSSRACLLLVLGCWVGAFLSVLVPTIVVTRIPYCRKEINHFFCDIAPLLQVACIDTHLIEKINFLLSALIILSSLAFTAGSYTYIISTILRIPSAQGRQKAFSTCASHITIVSIAYGSNIFVYVRPIQNYSLDFDKVAAVLITVVTPLLNPFIYSLRNEKVKEVLRETMNRIMSSKLRKP encoded by the coding sequence ATGGGAAATTGGAGCATGGTGACTGAATTCAACCTACTTGCCTTCCCAGCTCTCTTGGAGATTCGAATATGCCTCTTTGTGGTTCTCTTGTTGACTTACACATTAACAGCAACAGGAAACATTATCATCATCTCCCTGATATGGACTGATCATCGACTGCAAACCCCAATGTACTTTTTCCTCAGTAATTTGTcctttctggatattttatacaCCACTGTGGTTACCCCGAAATTGCTGGCCTGCCTCCTAGGAGAGAATAAGACCATATCCTTTGCTGGCTGCATTACTCAAAcatatttctacttctttctgGGGACAGTGGAGTTTATCCTCTTGGCAGTGATGTCCTTTGACTGCTACGTGGCCATCTGCAACCCCCTGCGCTACACCATCATCGTGAGCAGCAGGGCCTGCCTCCTGCTGGTTCTGGGCTGCTGGGTGGGAGCCTTCCTGTCCGTGTTGGTTCCAACCATCGTAGTGACAAGGATACCTTACTGTAGGAAAGAAATTAACCATTTTTTCTGTGACATTGCTCCTCTTCTACAGGTGGCCTGTATAGATACTCACCTcattgagaaaataaactttctccTCTCTGCCCTTATCATCCTCAGCTCCCTGGCATTCACTGCTGGCTCCTACACCTACATCATTTCTACCATCCTGCGCATCCCCTCAGCCCAGGGCCGTCAAAAAGCTTTTTCTACCTGTGCTTCTCACATCACCATTGTCTCCATTGCTTACGGGAGCAACATCTTTGTGTATGTGAGACCTATTCAGAACTATTCACTGGATTTTGACAAAGTAGCTGCTGTTCTCATCACAGTGGTGACCCCTCTTCTGAACCCTTTTATCTACAGCTTGAGGAATGAGAAGGTGAAGGAAGTGTTGAGGGAAACAATGAACAGAATCATGTCTTCAAAACTAAGGAAACCTTAA